A section of the Geoalkalibacter ferrihydriticus DSM 17813 genome encodes:
- a CDS encoding NADP-dependent isocitrate dehydrogenase — MTTKTAKIIWSEIDEAPALATYAFLPVIQAFTKGSDIEVETRDISLSGRIIATFPDKLRDDQRIADHLSELGDLVKTPEANIIKLPNISASIPQLQAAIKELQAKGYDVPSYPEEPKNDEEKKIQERYAKVLGSAVNPVLREGNSDRRPATAVKKFAQKNPHKMMQPWPEVSQCRVAHMEGGDFFDNETSTTLDKATEARIEFVAEDGKVTVLKEKLALLAGEVVDSTHMDVAALREFYAKTIEEAKEKGVLLSLHLKATMMKISDPILFGHCVSVYFKDALEKHAVALKEVGANPNYGLADVLEKLDRLPADKKAEIEADIQACYKNRPALAMVDSRKGITNLHVPNDIIVDASMPNVVRDGGRMWNLNDELQDTIAMIPDRCYATMYQTMIEDCQKNGQFDPATMGSVSNVGLMAQKAEEYGSHDKTFTAPGNGTIRVVDASGATLVEQKVASGDLFRACQTKDVAIKDWVKLAVNRAKASGAPAIFWLNERRGHDAELIKKVNAYLKDHDTTGLDIRIMKPVDAMKLSCERIRKGLDTISVTGNVLRDYLTDLFPILELGTSARMLSIVPLLAGGGLFETGAGGSAPKHVQQFLKEGHTRWDSLGEYCALVPSLELVAENFKNAKAKVLAETLDQAIGKYLDNGKLPSRKVNEIDNRGSTFFLTLYWAQALAAQDKDAELKARFAPVAKELTANEAKIDQELLAAQGRPVDVGGYFRPDPAKADKEMRPSSTLNAILAKLA; from the coding sequence ATGACTACGAAAACTGCGAAGATTATTTGGAGCGAAATTGATGAAGCGCCCGCGTTGGCGACTTATGCATTCCTCCCGGTTATTCAGGCCTTTACCAAAGGGTCCGATATCGAGGTCGAGACGCGCGACATCTCCCTTTCCGGCCGGATCATTGCAACCTTTCCCGACAAACTCAGGGACGATCAGCGGATTGCCGATCATCTTTCTGAGTTGGGCGACCTGGTCAAGACCCCCGAAGCCAACATCATCAAGCTGCCCAATATCAGCGCCTCGATTCCCCAGTTGCAGGCGGCCATCAAGGAGCTTCAGGCCAAAGGCTACGATGTTCCGAGCTATCCTGAAGAGCCCAAGAACGACGAAGAAAAAAAGATCCAGGAGCGCTACGCCAAGGTTCTCGGTAGTGCAGTCAATCCTGTTCTGCGCGAAGGGAACTCCGACCGTCGACCTGCTACCGCGGTTAAGAAATTCGCTCAAAAGAATCCTCATAAAATGATGCAACCCTGGCCCGAGGTCTCTCAGTGCCGTGTCGCCCATATGGAAGGCGGAGATTTCTTTGACAACGAAACCTCCACGACTCTGGACAAGGCTACCGAGGCGCGGATCGAGTTTGTCGCCGAAGACGGCAAGGTGACGGTTCTGAAAGAGAAGCTGGCTTTGCTGGCGGGCGAAGTTGTTGATTCGACCCACATGGACGTCGCCGCCCTGCGCGAGTTCTATGCCAAGACTATTGAGGAGGCCAAGGAGAAGGGAGTGCTCCTTTCTCTGCACCTCAAGGCGACCATGATGAAGATCTCCGACCCGATCCTTTTCGGGCACTGTGTCTCGGTCTACTTCAAGGATGCTCTCGAGAAGCACGCTGTCGCCCTCAAAGAAGTCGGCGCCAATCCCAACTACGGCTTGGCTGATGTTCTGGAAAAGCTTGATCGTCTCCCGGCCGACAAGAAAGCCGAAATTGAAGCCGATATTCAGGCTTGTTACAAAAACCGCCCCGCCTTGGCCATGGTCGACTCCCGCAAAGGGATCACCAACCTGCATGTGCCCAACGATATAATCGTTGATGCCTCCATGCCGAATGTCGTGCGTGATGGTGGCCGGATGTGGAATCTGAACGATGAGCTGCAAGACACCATCGCCATGATCCCCGATCGCTGTTACGCGACCATGTATCAAACCATGATCGAGGATTGCCAGAAAAACGGCCAGTTCGATCCCGCCACCATGGGCAGTGTTTCCAACGTGGGTTTGATGGCACAGAAGGCTGAAGAGTACGGTTCTCACGACAAAACCTTCACCGCGCCCGGCAACGGCACCATCCGTGTCGTGGATGCTTCCGGCGCGACTCTGGTTGAACAAAAGGTTGCCTCCGGTGACCTGTTCCGCGCTTGTCAGACCAAAGATGTTGCCATCAAGGACTGGGTGAAGCTGGCCGTCAACCGCGCCAAGGCATCGGGTGCGCCCGCCATTTTCTGGTTGAATGAGAGGCGCGGTCATGACGCCGAGCTCATCAAAAAAGTCAATGCCTATCTCAAGGATCACGACACCACCGGCCTTGATATCCGCATCATGAAGCCTGTCGACGCCATGAAGCTCAGCTGTGAGCGCATCAGAAAAGGACTCGACACCATTTCCGTTACCGGCAACGTGCTGCGTGATTATCTCACCGATTTGTTCCCCATTCTCGAGCTGGGCACCAGTGCGCGGATGCTTTCCATTGTTCCTTTGCTGGCGGGCGGCGGTCTGTTCGAAACCGGCGCCGGCGGTTCCGCACCCAAGCATGTGCAGCAATTCCTCAAAGAAGGGCATACCCGCTGGGATTCCCTGGGTGAGTACTGTGCCCTTGTGCCTTCTCTGGAGCTGGTTGCTGAAAACTTCAAAAACGCCAAGGCCAAGGTTCTGGCGGAAACTCTCGATCAGGCCATCGGCAAGTATCTGGACAATGGCAAGCTGCCCTCGCGTAAGGTCAACGAGATCGACAATCGCGGCAGCACCTTCTTCCTGACCCTTTACTGGGCTCAGGCCCTGGCCGCGCAGGACAAGGACGCCGAGTTGAAGGCCCGCTTTGCTCCTGTCGCCAAAGAGCTGACGGCCAATGAAGCCAAGATTGATCAGGAGCTGCTGGCCGCCCAGGGGCGTCCTGTGGATGTGGGTGGATATTTCCGCCCCGATCCGGCAAAGGCTGACAAAGAAATGCGCCCCAGTTCGACTCTCAATGCGATACTTGCGAAACTCGCCTAA
- a CDS encoding LysM peptidoglycan-binding domain-containing protein, with translation MARAYSLGADHLAIESYQAAFAALAQGEGHIARGDHAQAREAFAVAEHFAREAILAAQAEKLRMEEEFRAREQVERERQTTEAPVRPTPKPQTLPSAPPSTVAPSPAPAVSAPPPTPVSVYDVQFGDTLWLIAARPEVYGDPLLWPLLYKSNRDQIKDPRQVYTGQTLDVPRNVSEREKEEVRAQARQSELFPVKQLLPTASADR, from the coding sequence GTGGCTCGGGCTTATTCTCTCGGTGCCGACCATCTTGCCATCGAGTCCTACCAGGCGGCTTTCGCAGCTCTCGCGCAGGGTGAGGGGCACATCGCGCGCGGTGATCATGCTCAGGCACGCGAGGCGTTCGCGGTTGCCGAGCATTTCGCCCGTGAGGCCATCTTGGCGGCGCAGGCGGAAAAGCTTCGCATGGAGGAAGAATTTCGGGCCCGGGAACAAGTAGAGCGTGAAAGGCAGACGACCGAGGCGCCCGTCCGGCCCACTCCGAAACCGCAAACCCTTCCTTCCGCGCCACCTTCCACAGTTGCTCCCAGTCCCGCGCCCGCGGTGAGTGCGCCCCCGCCCACACCCGTTTCGGTGTATGATGTCCAGTTTGGGGATACCCTCTGGTTGATTGCCGCGCGCCCTGAAGTCTACGGTGATCCTCTGCTATGGCCGTTGCTGTACAAGTCCAATCGAGACCAGATTAAGGACCCCCGCCAGGTTTATACCGGCCAGACCCTCGACGTCCCGCGCAATGTCTCCGAGCGCGAGAAAGAGGAAGTTCGCGCCCAAGCCCGCCAGTCCGAACTTTTCCCTGTCAAGCAATTGCTCCCAACGGCTTCCGCGGACCGCTGA
- the aspS gene encoding aspartate--tRNA ligase, with amino-acid sequence MNDILGDWKRTHYCGHLNAEHIGREVCLMGWVQRRRDHGGLIFIDLRDREGIVQLALDPDRDPEAHQKADRVRGEFVVAIKGEVSRRPDGTLNPKMKTGEVEIEVRELRILNSAKTPPFMIDEFSEVAENTRLKYRYLDLRRPALQRTLMLRHQVTRIVRDYFSGEGFLELETPFLTKSTPEGARDYLVPSRVNQGTFYALPQSPQLFKQILMVSGFDRYMQIVKCFRDEDLRADRQPEFTQIDCEMSFVDRDEVLSVMEAMIARVFREAIGVEVPLPMPRMTYAEAVGRFGVDNPDLRFAMELVDISEIVSNSGFKVFSDAVQGGGLVKAMNIKGGATLSRKDLDDLGEFVKIYGAKGLAWVKVNADGWQSPIIKFFSADEVAGIAQALSAEVGDLLVFVADTFRIVNDALGRLRGHLGHKLGLIDKGAYKFVWVTDFPLLEWDGETRRHVAVHHPFTAPMDEDVTLLDTDPGKARAKAYDLVLNGSEIGGGSIRIHDRAVQSKMFELMGIGDEEASIKFGFLLEALEFGAPPHGGIAFGLDRLTMILADTDSIRDVIAFPKTQKATCLMSEAPGEVDDKQLRELGIKLVTRPK; translated from the coding sequence TTGAACGACATTCTTGGCGACTGGAAACGAACCCATTATTGCGGCCATCTCAATGCCGAGCACATCGGGCGCGAGGTTTGCCTGATGGGCTGGGTGCAACGTCGGCGCGACCATGGCGGATTGATTTTCATCGACCTTCGCGATCGCGAGGGCATTGTGCAGTTGGCGCTCGATCCCGACCGTGATCCCGAGGCACATCAGAAAGCCGACCGGGTCCGTGGCGAGTTCGTCGTTGCGATCAAAGGTGAAGTGTCGCGTCGACCCGATGGCACCCTTAATCCGAAAATGAAGACCGGTGAGGTGGAAATCGAGGTGCGCGAACTGCGGATCCTCAATTCAGCAAAAACACCGCCCTTCATGATCGATGAGTTCTCCGAAGTGGCTGAAAACACACGCCTTAAGTATCGCTACCTGGATTTACGCCGGCCCGCCCTGCAGCGTACCCTCATGTTGCGCCACCAGGTGACGCGGATCGTGCGCGACTACTTTTCTGGAGAAGGATTTCTGGAGTTGGAAACGCCTTTTCTGACCAAAAGCACTCCCGAAGGGGCACGGGACTATCTCGTGCCGAGTCGCGTCAATCAAGGCACTTTCTACGCGCTGCCCCAGTCACCTCAGCTCTTCAAGCAGATCCTCATGGTGTCGGGTTTCGATCGTTACATGCAGATCGTTAAATGCTTTCGCGACGAAGATTTGCGCGCCGACCGCCAGCCTGAATTTACCCAGATCGACTGTGAGATGAGTTTTGTCGACCGTGACGAGGTTTTGTCCGTCATGGAGGCAATGATTGCGCGCGTTTTCCGTGAAGCCATCGGAGTGGAGGTGCCCCTGCCCATGCCGCGCATGACTTATGCGGAGGCGGTGGGGCGTTTCGGCGTCGACAATCCCGACCTGCGTTTCGCCATGGAGCTCGTCGATATCTCTGAAATCGTCAGCAACAGCGGTTTCAAGGTTTTTTCCGACGCGGTTCAGGGTGGTGGCCTCGTCAAGGCCATGAACATCAAGGGCGGGGCGACACTGTCGCGCAAGGACCTGGATGATCTGGGAGAATTCGTCAAGATTTATGGCGCCAAAGGGCTGGCCTGGGTCAAGGTCAACGCCGACGGCTGGCAGTCGCCGATCATCAAATTCTTTTCCGCGGATGAGGTGGCGGGAATCGCCCAGGCATTGAGCGCCGAGGTTGGCGACCTGCTGGTTTTTGTAGCCGACACCTTCCGCATCGTCAATGACGCTCTCGGGCGCCTGCGCGGCCATCTGGGGCACAAACTCGGTCTGATCGACAAGGGCGCTTATAAATTTGTCTGGGTGACCGACTTTCCCCTGCTGGAGTGGGATGGTGAAACCCGTCGCCATGTGGCGGTGCATCATCCTTTCACTGCGCCCATGGACGAAGATGTTACTCTGCTTGACACCGATCCCGGCAAGGCGCGCGCCAAGGCCTATGACCTGGTGCTCAACGGCTCTGAAATCGGCGGCGGCAGCATTCGTATCCATGATCGGGCGGTCCAGAGTAAAATGTTTGAGTTGATGGGCATCGGTGATGAGGAGGCAAGCATCAAGTTCGGTTTCCTGCTGGAGGCTCTTGAATTCGGTGCGCCGCCCCATGGCGGCATCGCCTTCGGCCTCGATCGATTGACCATGATTCTTGCCGACACAGACTCAATCCGCGACGTCATCGCCTTTCCCAAAACCCAGAAAGCAACCTGCCTTATGTCCGAAGCGCCGGGAGAGGTGGATGACAAGCAACTGCGCGAATTGGGTATCAAGCTGGTCACTCGTCCCAAGTAG
- the hisS gene encoding histidine--tRNA ligase yields the protein MSITGIKGMNDILPGEVETWQFLEVAARRVFALHGFSEIRVPVVEKTELFCRSIGETTDIVEKEMYSFCDKGGTSLTLRPEGTAAVMRAFIQHKLHALDPVAKLYYLGPMFRYERPQKGRYRQFHQIGAEAVGVDDPRIDAQILAMLQHFFDEIGLDDLDLQVNSLGCPQCRPLYRTQLVDFLETRLGDLCDDCRRRYTTNPLRVLDCKATGCGEATAAAPAMLDHLCEGCDEHFTAVRLHLEDIGARFTINRRMVRGLDYYTRTTFEMVTANLGAQNAVAAGGRYDGLVRQLGGPALPGIGFAMGVERLVLLMGEDRRAVQPPDIFLAALGDVAQRRVFSLMHDLQRRGVRAEIDYQGRSLKAQMRRADKLGAARVLIVGEDELTRGVGQLRNMGDSTQREVSLDELPRELGAK from the coding sequence ATGAGCATTACCGGTATCAAGGGGATGAACGATATTTTGCCCGGCGAAGTTGAAACCTGGCAATTTCTGGAGGTCGCGGCGCGCAGGGTTTTTGCCCTGCATGGTTTTTCCGAAATCCGAGTTCCCGTGGTGGAAAAGACGGAGCTGTTCTGTCGCTCCATCGGTGAAACCACGGACATCGTTGAGAAGGAGATGTACTCCTTCTGCGACAAGGGCGGCACTTCCCTGACCCTGCGTCCCGAAGGTACGGCGGCCGTCATGCGGGCGTTCATCCAGCATAAGCTCCATGCCCTTGATCCCGTGGCCAAACTTTATTACCTGGGTCCCATGTTTCGCTACGAAAGGCCGCAGAAAGGTCGCTATCGCCAGTTTCATCAGATCGGAGCGGAGGCCGTCGGAGTGGATGACCCACGCATCGACGCTCAGATTCTGGCCATGCTTCAGCATTTCTTTGATGAGATCGGCCTTGACGATCTCGATTTGCAGGTCAATTCCCTCGGCTGTCCGCAGTGCCGTCCTCTCTACCGCACACAGCTGGTTGATTTTCTCGAAACGCGTCTAGGGGATCTGTGCGATGATTGCCGCAGGCGCTATACGACCAACCCTCTGCGGGTCCTTGACTGCAAGGCGACGGGTTGCGGCGAAGCCACCGCCGCCGCGCCGGCCATGCTCGATCATTTGTGCGAGGGCTGCGATGAGCATTTCACCGCAGTGCGCCTCCATCTTGAAGATATCGGAGCCCGTTTTACCATCAATCGACGCATGGTGCGCGGACTCGACTATTACACGCGTACCACCTTTGAGATGGTGACTGCCAATCTCGGTGCGCAGAACGCGGTGGCCGCAGGCGGTCGCTATGATGGCTTGGTGCGCCAACTTGGGGGGCCGGCCCTGCCTGGAATCGGATTCGCCATGGGCGTCGAGCGCCTGGTTCTGCTCATGGGCGAAGATCGCCGCGCGGTGCAACCGCCCGATATTTTTTTGGCCGCCTTAGGTGATGTGGCGCAACGCCGTGTTTTCAGTTTGATGCACGATCTGCAGCGCCGGGGGGTGCGCGCCGAGATCGATTATCAGGGCCGCAGTCTCAAAGCACAGATGCGCCGTGCCGACAAACTCGGCGCAGCCCGGGTGCTGATTGTCGGCGAAGATGAATTGACCCGGGGAGTCGGTCAGTTGCGAAATATGGGCGATAGCACCCAGCGGGAAGTATCCCTGGACGAACTGCCCCGGGAGCTTGGCGCGAAATAG
- a CDS encoding sensor domain-containing diguanylate cyclase — MKIPTLLVADAESSCHRLFADSFGGNECEIVTADSWQAALHRLSSGGIDLVFVDPKISGFNDADILNAARHCRPPVDVILAVGQGERQAALKILQNGFSGFILEPFDTRELSHLVRQCLERRALVLESQRLSRHARLMSEGLSLLATLDLAPMLECAVALGVRESGAEGGFAFVRDGDGFVLHGLQGFAPGAAQAWARLLFPRLSCTENSLYLNQDEANVLQIERPLTAFALCARQVVEGGLILIGAASGTLDREGCDLLARQVAVGFENVSRLQGVQELMYTDDLTGLYNYRYLQVVLEQELRRAGRYRLEFSLIFVDLDYFKEINDCHGHLIGSAILREVGQVLRSCVRDTDFLFRYGGDEFTAMLVGTEGDGARVVAERIRLALEEHAFLAERGINAHLTATIGVSTFPLDSEDHMELLNLADRAMYWGKERRNVVRYARDMTAS, encoded by the coding sequence ATGAAGATCCCAACCCTGCTTGTTGCGGACGCCGAATCCTCCTGCCATCGGCTCTTTGCTGACAGTTTCGGCGGCAACGAGTGCGAAATCGTCACTGCCGACTCTTGGCAAGCTGCCTTGCACCGTCTGTCATCAGGCGGCATCGATCTGGTTTTTGTCGACCCGAAGATCTCTGGTTTCAATGATGCTGATATCCTGAATGCCGCCCGGCATTGCCGGCCGCCTGTAGACGTCATTCTGGCAGTTGGGCAGGGCGAGCGCCAGGCTGCATTGAAAATACTGCAAAATGGGTTTTCCGGGTTCATCCTCGAGCCCTTCGATACCCGTGAATTGTCTCACCTGGTGCGGCAGTGCCTGGAGAGACGGGCGCTCGTCCTGGAAAGCCAGCGGTTGAGTCGTCATGCTCGCCTGATGAGCGAGGGATTGTCATTGCTTGCAACCCTCGACTTAGCCCCCATGCTCGAGTGCGCGGTTGCCTTGGGGGTGAGGGAATCGGGGGCGGAGGGCGGTTTTGCTTTTGTCCGCGACGGTGACGGCTTTGTCCTGCATGGACTTCAGGGCTTTGCTCCGGGGGCGGCGCAGGCCTGGGCGCGGCTGCTGTTCCCCCGTCTGTCCTGCACTGAAAATTCGCTGTATCTCAACCAGGATGAAGCCAATGTTTTGCAGATAGAGCGTCCCCTTACCGCTTTTGCTCTGTGCGCGCGTCAGGTTGTGGAGGGAGGTCTGATCCTGATCGGTGCCGCGTCCGGCACTTTAGATCGGGAAGGGTGCGATTTGCTGGCGCGGCAGGTTGCCGTCGGCTTTGAAAATGTTTCGCGGCTTCAGGGCGTGCAAGAGCTCATGTATACCGACGACCTTACCGGACTTTACAATTATCGTTATCTGCAGGTCGTGCTTGAACAGGAATTGCGCCGCGCGGGCCGCTATCGCCTGGAGTTTTCTCTGATTTTTGTCGATCTGGATTATTTCAAAGAGATCAACGATTGTCATGGTCATCTAATCGGTAGCGCCATTTTACGGGAAGTCGGTCAGGTGTTGCGCAGTTGTGTGCGCGATACCGACTTTCTGTTTCGCTACGGTGGCGACGAGTTTACCGCGATGCTGGTGGGAACAGAGGGTGACGGCGCCCGCGTGGTCGCGGAGCGTATTCGCCTGGCACTGGAAGAACATGCTTTTCTTGCCGAGCGCGGCATCAACGCCCACCTTACCGCAACGATAGGTGTCTCCACCTTTCCCCTGGATTCCGAGGACCACATGGAGTTGCTCAACCTTGCCGATCGCGCCATGTATTGGGGCAAGGAGAGGCGCAACGTGGTGCGCTATGCCCGCGATATGACTGCTAGCTGA
- a CDS encoding DNA internalization-related competence protein ComEC/Rec2 codes for MGVLPWLLALCAGIALAPFGVFSPWLLLAAALAAGAAILLRRRPRSLQLVAGLFFFVSGYLLYGLALTPPSGADIRSWAQGGEVLVAAEVLSVGRRSGGKGYLDLRALHVQEDGQVTAAQGRLRLFHEGGEVEIFPGDHLRFRARLRQAYPFGTPGEFDYPRYLAARGIWASAYLKSMDEAAVFPQLSRRTPRQIAGYWRQRVQALIDQSLPTETAALLAALLIGEKGGISGAQRDVLARGGISHLFSISGLHLGLIGFYAYHVGFFFWRRSDRLLLYLPPRRYLPLFLLPVLLAYLLFTGEALPTRRAFFMAAAGALLWLYSRRTAPLNLLWTAALLFLLFEPLLLFEASFQLSFAGVLGILLLMPRWAKCCPERPHVLRWFMLLALTTLAATLATLPLTLLHFHMLAPAALLTNLLAVPLVGLVAVPLGLIAVLLVPFWEAGAKILLVLDGWVVQKTFDVIAWLVAQPLLTGWRLYLTPHELLGIFVLTLALLAWYRLGRWLRGALATAGCVLLLLPATQPCGLEVVALSVGQGDSTLLRLSDGRNILVDGGGLRSDTFDVGERLVAPALGYLGVRHLDAVLLTHDHPDHRKGLHYVLDQFSVGEFWAPAPLVELDTGFVQILNERAIPVRHFAPGWTITEPSQPFLAVFRPVGQDFLLNDQSLVVYAAHGQDGVLLTGDLEEAGVSELLLHPFPGPVSLLKLPHHGSAGSRSDELVEILRPEAVFASSGRHNVFGHPAASLVGYLEAAGVPLARTDTYGSLRMRSEGAGWTLQSWERGAFR; via the coding sequence ATGGGTGTTCTTCCCTGGCTGCTAGCCCTCTGTGCGGGCATTGCCCTTGCTCCTTTCGGCGTTTTCTCTCCATGGTTGCTGCTCGCCGCGGCGCTAGCCGCCGGTGCGGCCATTTTACTGCGTCGCCGTCCACGATCGCTCCAGCTTGTCGCGGGGCTTTTCTTTTTCGTCTCAGGCTACTTGCTTTATGGGTTGGCGCTGACGCCGCCGAGCGGTGCCGACATTCGCTCTTGGGCTCAGGGCGGCGAGGTTCTGGTCGCGGCCGAAGTTCTCAGTGTGGGACGGCGCAGCGGCGGGAAAGGATATCTTGACCTGCGGGCGCTGCATGTGCAGGAGGATGGACAGGTCACAGCCGCCCAGGGTCGCTTGCGCTTGTTTCACGAGGGCGGGGAGGTGGAGATTTTCCCCGGTGACCACCTGCGTTTTCGCGCCCGTCTGCGGCAAGCCTACCCCTTCGGCACACCCGGTGAGTTTGATTACCCTCGTTATCTCGCGGCGCGCGGCATCTGGGCCAGTGCTTATTTGAAAAGCATGGATGAAGCGGCGGTTTTTCCGCAGCTTTCCAGGAGAACGCCACGGCAGATCGCCGGATATTGGCGGCAGCGGGTGCAGGCTCTGATCGATCAGAGCCTGCCTACCGAAACCGCGGCGTTACTCGCCGCTCTGCTCATCGGTGAGAAGGGAGGCATCAGCGGTGCGCAGCGCGACGTTCTTGCGCGTGGTGGCATTTCTCATCTCTTTTCGATCTCCGGTCTGCATCTCGGCCTCATCGGATTCTATGCCTACCATGTCGGGTTTTTCTTCTGGCGACGCAGCGACCGACTTCTCCTGTATTTGCCGCCACGCCGTTATCTGCCGCTTTTTTTGTTGCCGGTATTGCTGGCTTATCTGCTTTTCACTGGCGAGGCGTTACCGACCCGCCGTGCCTTTTTTATGGCCGCGGCCGGGGCGCTCCTGTGGCTGTATTCGCGGCGCACAGCGCCCCTGAACCTTCTGTGGACCGCCGCACTGCTGTTTTTGTTGTTTGAGCCGCTCCTGCTGTTCGAAGCGTCCTTTCAGTTGTCCTTTGCCGGGGTGCTGGGCATCCTGTTGTTAATGCCCCGTTGGGCGAAGTGTTGTCCCGAGCGCCCCCATGTGTTGCGCTGGTTCATGCTTCTTGCTCTCACCACGCTGGCGGCAACCCTGGCAACTCTGCCTCTGACCCTGCTGCATTTTCACATGCTTGCTCCCGCCGCTTTGCTCACCAATCTCCTGGCGGTTCCGCTGGTCGGACTGGTGGCGGTGCCCCTCGGGTTGATCGCGGTGCTCCTTGTGCCTTTTTGGGAGGCGGGGGCAAAGATTCTGCTGGTTCTTGACGGATGGGTGGTGCAGAAGACATTTGACGTGATTGCCTGGCTGGTTGCCCAGCCCCTGCTGACGGGTTGGCGTTTGTATCTGACGCCGCATGAGCTGCTCGGGATTTTCGTATTGACGCTGGCGCTGCTGGCCTGGTATCGGCTGGGCAGGTGGCTGCGTGGTGCGCTTGCGACAGCCGGCTGCGTTCTTCTTCTGCTGCCCGCAACTCAACCTTGCGGCCTGGAGGTGGTTGCGTTGAGCGTCGGTCAGGGTGATTCCACCCTGCTGCGTTTGTCCGACGGGCGTAATATCCTGGTCGATGGGGGCGGGCTGCGCAGTGACACCTTTGATGTCGGCGAACGACTGGTTGCCCCCGCTCTGGGATATTTGGGCGTGCGCCACCTGGATGCGGTGCTGCTGACCCATGATCATCCCGATCACCGCAAGGGGCTGCATTACGTTCTGGATCAGTTCTCCGTCGGTGAGTTCTGGGCGCCGGCGCCTCTGGTCGAACTTGATACCGGGTTCGTTCAGATTCTGAACGAGCGCGCCATCCCGGTGCGGCATTTCGCGCCCGGATGGACAATTACTGAACCTTCGCAGCCGTTTCTGGCTGTTTTCAGACCTGTGGGGCAGGATTTTTTACTTAACGATCAATCGCTGGTGGTTTATGCTGCCCACGGACAAGATGGCGTTTTATTGACAGGCGATCTTGAAGAGGCTGGGGTGAGTGAGTTGCTCTTGCATCCCTTCCCCGGTCCGGTATCCTTACTGAAACTTCCGCATCACGGAAGTGCCGGGTCACGCAGCGATGAGCTGGTCGAAATACTGAGGCCTGAAGCGGTTTTTGCTTCGTCCGGACGCCATAATGTTTTCGGGCATCCGGCCGCTTCGCTCGTCGGTTATCTGGAGGCGGCAGGTGTTCCTCTGGCCCGTACCGATACGTATGGAAGCCTGCGCATGCGCAGTGAAGGGGCGGGTTGGACTCTTCAGAGCTGGGAGCGGGGAGCTTTCCGCTGA